In a genomic window of Triticum dicoccoides isolate Atlit2015 ecotype Zavitan unplaced genomic scaffold, WEW_v2.0 scaffold147665, whole genome shotgun sequence:
- the LOC119343938 gene encoding uncharacterized protein LOC119343938 isoform X1 has product MARRHPAATTAKRRAAPPNPSPPPPPADGSLPLLHAVSCGDLRLYKRLVRDLDQGRGRPREVVEAAKDQGLVALHFAAGKGRPRVCRYLVDELGVDVDAVDNGAGL; this is encoded by the exons ATGGCGCGGCGTCACCCCGCCGCCACCACAGCCAAGCGCCGCGCCGCCCCTCCGAACCCTAGCCCGCCCCCTCCGCCCGCCGATGGATCGCTTCCGCTCCTCCACGCGGTGAGCTGCGGCGACCTGCGCCTCTACAAGA GGCTGGTGAGAGATCTGGATCAGGGCAGGGGCCGCCCCAGGGAGGTGGTGGAGGCGGCCAAGGACCAAGGTCTCGTGGCGCTGCACTTCGCTGCCGGGAAGGGAAGGCCACGGGTGTGCAGGTACCTGGTCGACGAGCTAGGGGTCGATGTGGACGCCGTCGACAATGGAG